The Vigna unguiculata cultivar IT97K-499-35 chromosome 11, ASM411807v1, whole genome shotgun sequence genomic sequence ATGTGGGTATTTTTAAAGAGCAAAAAGACTATAAACAGGTGGGTATTTTTAAATGCCACTGGCTTGATACTagacatttttaaacaaaaacaaaatggaaaatgCCAACAATGAGAAATAAGAAAACAGCAGTGCGTGAAAATTAGTAGCATAGCAACTCCTACTAGCTGGACATTATggaattagataaaaataaagatattcaaAGAGCAAACCTTTGGATTAGTAACAATAACTCCAAATGCACTGAAAGTATCGTACAAGAGCTTCTCATCTACATCCTGCAGCAACATTAGGAGCACTCAAGTTTAGTCCTGAACTCAATGCATAAGGCATGAGTCTGTTTAACATGTGCATAATTAGGTGACTTACAGGATCAAGATTGCCAATGAAAAGGTTTGCACCAACATCCAAGCTCTTTTTATCTTGGGATGCCTGGAACCAAAACAATTGcaaatcaatcaatcaagtaacaTGGAAactaaatatttctttaatcaGGTGACATGACCCCACCTGAACAGTGTAAAACAAACTTTGTACAAACAAAATACAGCTAAGAAAGATTAATAAGtacttaaaaaataagagaagTTCAACTATAAGAATGATATCCAGGAATGCATACAATAAGGGTTGGGAAAATAGAAGATCGATAaccaaattttacttaaaatagtACTTAGCACATGTCATTCTCCCATTCCTTAGGTGGAACAACTATACacagtaaaagaaaaaagacagGAAGAGAGTGCATTTCCAAGCTATAAGCCAAGAGTCGTGAGAAACGAGAATTAGCATCCCTCCAGGAGAGTTGGTCAAGGAAACTAATAGCGATCGTGAATCAATTAAGGATGGCTTCGTTCCATTAGttatcttaattaataatttcgaTCATACAAGCCATACAtattaaaatgcaaaaaaataaaaaaaaatacaacttccATTCAAAAGAAAACTAAACACAAGAAAACAAACAGGAGAGTTGGTATAAGTATTCCTATACTAACATTCCCGTGCTTAAACACCACACACAAACAAATGGGAACCAAAGCGACAGTACGAGCTTCTCAAGCAAATACCTTATTCACACGGATCGGTTTCCCATAAAGCTTGATCATGTTAAGAACTTTGATGGCCTGCAATAGAAGAAAAGGGGTGGCCAACAGCCCAAAATTAGCAAAATGAGGTTACTCGGGTTTGGAGAAGCGAATTCCAAATGATACAATACTTACATAGTCAGCATCTTCTTCACTCCGGAATTCAACAAACCCATAACCCTGGTGTTGGTTGGTCACTCTGTCCTTCGGGACATAGACATTAACTTAAACATACGAAAGAAAAGTGAGTATGTTTAAACCTAAAACTAAGAAAACGAACAAATCAGATGGTGacgaaacaaaaacaataaaacatacCCACTGGACCCGCTTGAACGAACAACTCCCACAATAATTCTTCGCTTATCTGAAGTACAGAGAGAAAAAGTATAAACCCTAGAAGAATGGTAATTGGTTAAGGGAGTGAGGAAAGTGCAGAAAGGGAAGGTTAGTTACCTGAGGGTCGAGATTGCCGACATAAGCAGTGGCATCTTGATTCCTCTCAGCGGCATGTTGGCCGAGCAAATTGGCTCCCACACCAGGTGCAATTCGAGTCGTCATGGAATCGAACAACCCTTACTTCTCTCTGGATGGATAACAGCTACGATAAGATGAATGAATAGGAAGAGTTCAAGTCAAGTAAATGAATGTCAATTTGTCAAACAGGTTAGATGCAAACAGTTGCAGTTACTGATACAGTCACAGTAAACAAACAAACCTGAGAGAGATGAAAGTAAAGAGGAGAAGAGAGAAAACCCAACTGTGAGAAAGCTCAACTCTGTATGAATGACCCGCGAATGTTTGCTAGGCCTGTTAGGGATACCTCagcagttttcttttttttttttttttctttcaaatactATTTATCAGATTATTTTAGTCTGATCtaactttaaatttaacatttttatttaatgtatagttaaagataatataattacttaaagttcaaaaataaaagaaacatgcGCGGGAATGTGTATCCATATTTTtcttatgataataaaaatattattataataattattaaaataaaaatattaaaaaatcataacaataattctaaaaagaaatttttataattttactgtGTATAACCTTTTTTATCGATAGTTATTtgagtttgaaaaataattaaaaaatctaaaatgtaaaataataaatatttgtgtatgaaaaataattgtctTTACAAATATAGATatgtaaactattttttataattttgtttatagttTTTGTTATTAGGActagttaattaaaaaaaattaaaagtaaaaaatcttaaagaataaaatgataaaGATTTGTAtatatcaaagaaaaataagagtGTTCGTAAGGATTCCTTTTATTATCTGTCCAGATAGACGCatttgaaaatagaaattaGATTACAAATTTATGTGTTTGATGTTTGAAAGAATTAAGTAGgatttattaaatattgaaaattgttGAAATGAGTACAACCAAATATTGAgtaaataaattacatattatgatacaaaatattgatattaattctttcacaattttaattattttaaaattgtattaatctTATCATAAACTATTAAAACTTCCTTAAAACATGGTCAAATCTTTAAACGTCGgaaattcaaatgaaaattaaatgatCTCGTGCCTTCTTATCAATCAGAGGTGAAttagaaataagaaattatagaacgaaaaaaggagaaaatacaGATGAAAAAATTTCAGGAGGGACTTTTCTTTTATCtgtagaaaaattaaatgaggTTACAGAGATCAGAGAATGATTAGTACAACCAAATTTcatgatttttcaaaattttaaaaacatttgacTTATAGTTGAAAATACTCTTTCTGAAATAAAGTTATCTTGGATTGCTTCTAAAGAATAATTACACAACAACAATTTAACTTAAATCTAAAAAGATCATTTATTGCGAATAATAAGTGAAGCTTTGAATACATGATTAAGCAAACAAACTTGGTGATTAATTAGATTTGTtcataactataaaaaaatgacAGACTAAATTTCAGCAACCACACTCGCTTGACCGTAAAATCAgcaaaaacttaatttatagaACTGGCAACTGATGAGCTGAATTGATTAATAGCTACCAACAGAAGTTATCATtaccaaattgaaatttaaaaagagaaaaacgcaaaaaagagaaaatacaaTGTATGTTGCTGCAAAAATTGATGACACTAGgaacattaaaatgaaaagttttatGCCTTCAATCGACCATAAAACTTTTGTTTCTCCTGAGTGGTCTGGAATCGGCCATGTCCAAACTTGGATGAGGTGTCTATGAACTTGAGTTTGATGTCTTCCAAAGCCACCCGAGATGTCTGTTTGAGAAGGGATTGACGAAGAGTGAGAACCCTCTTCTTGGGTCCAACACAGCATCCCTTCACCATAATGTAATCATCCTTCACAACACCATAATGTGGGAATCCACCCATAGGCGTAATATCCTTCTCAGTCCTGTCATTGTTAAAGTAAACTTAGCAAACAAATCACATCAAAGTTTTTCATTATCTTAAACAATCTGCATATAAACCATTTGGCACCACAACACAGACTAAAATAACAAAGAGGCACTAGTGTACCTGTCAAACTCAGTGATGGCAGTATGTGACTCTTGGCCAGTCTTGGCAACTTTGTAAATCTTCTTATTCAACTCAGTTCGATGATGATAACCATTCTGACCAGCCCTGGCAACAGTGAAAGAAACACGGGCAGGGTGCCAGGCACCAATACAAGCAACCTTCCTCAGACCTCTGTGAGTCTTGCGAGGGAGTCGAGTAACACCCCAACGAGTCACAACACCTTCATAACCCTTACCCTTAGTCACACCAATGATATCAATCATCTCATCTTTCTGAAAAACTGCATCCACTGGGATTTGCTTCTCAAAGAAGCTGTATGCGTAATCCACCTTCTGTGATACTGTTCCACCATTAACTTGGATCTCCATCAAATGTGCTTTCTTCTGTTTCAGACCCCTCAACTTCCTTATCtacagtaaaaaataaaaaccattaCAATTCAATAATAATCAGAGTAGCCAGTAAATCAGTTGACATTACAAAATCGTTCAACATTTTTACGAAaaaatcaaaaaagaaaaaaaagacacGACACGCCACATTATATCAACATAAAAAACTAACCAAACTCAGACAACCTAAACACTTCCTCTACCTGAGTATGAGCAAGAACGCGAATGACAGTTGAATACTTCTTCAGTTTCTCAAGCTGAGATTCAACATCTTTCTTCCCTTCCTCCGTTTCATACTTCTTTGTGTATTTGGTAAAAGCCTTCTTTTTAGATTTGCACCAATTCTTATAAAACCGTCTCCTGACTTCTTCACTTAGATGCTGAGCCCAAACAGTATTGAGTGtacgaaggccacgtggtgtCTTCACGTATCCCACAACTCCAACAACAACCAACGGAGGAGTTTCAATGATAGTGACAGCTTCACATGTTTCTTTCTTATGAAGTTCTACAACAGAAGAAAATATACAAGGCAACCATTAAAATGCatggaatatatataaaaatataaaacccCAATAAGTATTCACATAGTGACAGTAAAAAGAATGCAAAATAAGCAATAAAAGATGACTCTTGTAAAAGGAACAAACAACTGACACGTGTAATTAATTAGTCCATCacagaacaaataaaaagtgaacAATCGAGATCCATGTAATATCTATAGAAATATTCAGAAATGACCATTACAGTTTGGTCTGTTTCACATAATTTAGACAAAAATCTATGCTTACTTGATCCTGGTTTCTCAACCTCCCTGACAATGTGGGTCATTCCAGCCTTGTAGCCCACAAAGGCAGTCAACCTGCATGGTTGACTAGGATTGTCTTTAGGGAAAGACTTCACTGCAGTATAAAAAACACAAGGCTTGTCACGACAACTATCAATAACATATTGACTTAAGCTAACATCATACAGTATAGGTGTTACATACAACATAACTTCGACAGTTACAATGCATACAAGTGCTTACCTAGAAGTGTATTTCAAAGTGATGATGTATGATACATCtatcattaaataataatacaacttcAAAAGATTAAACAATGACCAACAGTATGAATGatgtttgaatttttaaattatatgataaAGAATACGATTAATCAAAATCCGCAAACCCAAGCCTTTATTGGAAAACATCTGAATTGCAAAGACATTACCCCAAAAAggtttaaaatcataaataattacaatacaAATACAATGCTTGAATTTTCATATCCACGTCACCTGTTGCAATTCCCTTGATTAAAGGAAAATTCCAAGTATAGAAATCATTATTTAAGATTAATGTTCACATATTATGTTCGCATAGATTCTACAACTAGGTTGATTGAgttaaaatgaaagaaaattgcTTGAATTGTAAGAAAAAAGAATGCAAATAATGATTACTAACTAGTTTACTAACATAAATCAcgatttcaaaatgaattttgGCGAAATCACTTTCTTTCAAAATCAACTTTGAAAACGCTTccaaaaatcattaaaaacttcaatattgaataaaaaataccGAAAGTACTCGTTTTCCTATAAGATTTGGTAGgttaaatagaaaattttgttCAAGCTCCGCGTGCCAAGCATAAAACAGAATGCCACCAAATACCAATAGCGATGAAGAAATGCTTCCAAACCAAAGGCCTATGGCGAAATGCATGCCAATTCTCGAGCTCATTAGTTTTCCATCCCAAAACCTTTAACAGAATTTTGGTAAGAAGAGCCGTTTCTGAGACTCCAGCCTTGATTACTCACTTTTTTACGGAAGCAATTTTGTTCAATCGTCACCAGGTAATGGCAATAAACTGTTCATGCCAGCACAGTGCACAAAATCTCTTTACAAGGAAGATATTGGTTTCAAGCACTTACAGTTAATTAAGATCCCAAAATCCCTTGGCAAGATCAATCAAATCTCACAGTTAAGAAcagtaacaaaaaatatcaaacaaataGACCAAAAATAATCAACACGTCACCCTTTCCACGGTGACGAGAAGCTCGCTTCCTTGGGAGAAAGCCAAGGGAACCGTGCCTGGGGTGCTCAAACTTCCGATGCGACATCGTCTGCAGCTTCAACTGTTAAATCAACACTAAACATATGCACTAATCAATGAAAtcgaaaagagaaaagaaggaaaatacTACAAGATCCATTGTAAGCAAATCAGGTAACAGAAAATGGTTGATAACATACCAGCAGCGTTACAATGAGAGATAGAGAGAAAGGGAAGAACTGTGAATGAGGGTTTCGCAAACactcttctttatatatatagcCCTCACAAGGCGCCGCACTGCCACATTCAACCCTAAATAAATGGGCTTCGGATTCCAAAGCAATGCTTTTGGACAATCCCTCTAACGGCCCAaactacaataatttttaactatattattGTTGAATAGCGTTAATTTTAGTCTCAACTTTAAATGAGCAAAAATAGTTCTTctgatgttaattttttaaaactttttaaacgATATTTTGGACTAAGATCGAGGCAAGAATGTttaacaactcaaatattagttttaaatatatatgatatacgtaattaagttaaaataactaaatttatttagCTATGAATCAACTATTAcaaaatgtttttcaattttttggaAATGTTTCGAACAACTTTCCAATCAaggaaatatatttcaattattaataattttgctTTTTTATATGGTGTGGGCCTCATTCTAAGAGTCAATTGGTTAAAAACACTTGGTCCTCACATTAcgaattataataaattacaattgaaatttttattccAGAGTAAATTCACAACGTCAAGGGGATTGTGAGTTGATACAAGAATATGCACAATTACATCACATAAGAAGAATAGTGGCTACCAATTCTATTGCTAAAGTTTATAGTATGTAATTTATATAAGCAAATGTTAGTCATAAATTTATGTTGGACTTACCGATTACTATGGAACCATGATTAGCATTATTATTGCACACTAACATTGACGTGTTTCATACTCCCAATAGCTTACCTCATCTGAGGTCCCATGATCATCATATTCCTTTAGTGGAAGGTTCTGAACATGTTAAGGTTAAACCATTTAGATACCCACAGAGTCAAAAGGAATAAATTGAGAAGTTGGTGTCAATTATATTAGAGGAATGC encodes the following:
- the LOC114170045 gene encoding 60S ribosomal protein L3, with amino-acid sequence MSHRKFEHPRHGSLGFLPRKRASRHRGKVKSFPKDNPSQPCRLTAFVGYKAGMTHIVREVEKPGSKLHKKETCEAVTIIETPPLVVVGVVGYVKTPRGLRTLNTVWAQHLSEEVRRRFYKNWCKSKKKAFTKYTKKYETEEGKKDVESQLEKLKKYSTVIRVLAHTQIRKLRGLKQKKAHLMEIQVNGGTVSQKVDYAYSFFEKQIPVDAVFQKDEMIDIIGVTKGKGYEGVVTRWGVTRLPRKTHRGLRKVACIGAWHPARVSFTVARAGQNGYHHRTELNKKIYKVAKTGQESHTAITEFDRTEKDITPMGGFPHYGVVKDDYIMVKGCCVGPKKRVLTLRQSLLKQTSRVALEDIKLKFIDTSSKFGHGRFQTTQEKQKFYGRLKA